The Primulina eburnea isolate SZY01 chromosome 8, ASM2296580v1, whole genome shotgun sequence genome contains a region encoding:
- the LOC140837912 gene encoding uncharacterized protein, giving the protein MNRNISSSITCFPYPVSVRFDPVLEFPTTFLVSHPSRDHRCAFEPRFLRWNADDKLGMSDLATRILDNTCMDERRFDAAFLAQMATFTVDAILWTPFDIRYSIVTIQVSYIIAFPRSFQGI; this is encoded by the exons ATGAATCGGAATATTTCAAGCTCGATCACTTGTTTTCCATATCCTGTGAGCGTGAGATTTGATCCGGTTTTAG AATTTCCGACGACTTTTCTGGTGAGCCACCCTTCGCGAGATCACCGTTGTGCGTTTGAGCCTCGATTCTTGAG ATGGAATGCAGATGACAAGCTAGGGATGAGCGACTTAGCTACTCGCATCCTCGATAATACGTGCATGGACGAGCGACGATTTGATGCTGCATTCCTGGCACAGATGGCCACTTTTACTGTTGATGCTATTCTTTGGACTCCGTTTGATATCCGTTATTCTATTGTTACCATTCAAGTATCATATATCATTGCATTTCCTAG GTCATTCCAGGGGATTTGA